CCGCTTGAAACGTGAACGACTGCCCACGCCAGCTGTGTTTCTCCAGGATCCTGAACTTGGCCCCGGGCTCCAACGGCGGCGCAATAACAACGCACGTGGCGTCGTCTCGGGTACGGCTGGGGTCATACCCAAGCCAGACGGGGCTGTTGCCGTATGGCCGGGCGTCGTCGGGGTCGTAGTCAGTCCACAACGACAGATCCGAATAGCAGCGCTCCAGGTCCGCCAGGGAGAACGCGCTTTGGGTGCTGTCGATGAATTTGCACATGAACAGCTGATCAAAGCGGTCCTCGTCGTTCTCCAGGTGTAGCCGCTCGATGTTGAACAGATTGCAGCCACCGGCCTGGGCGTCCAGAACGGTGATGACCTTGCGCCACTGACCATCGGGGCACAGGGCGCCCTGGTGAATCTCCGCCTCGCTGGGCCAGTCCTTGCCCAGCTTCTTGCCGCGCTTGCTGTTGCGGAACTCTTCGCCTGTCCAGAACGGATAGGCTTCGTGTGTAACGGCGCTCGGCGTCGAGAAGTAGGTTTGCCGCCACTTTTCATGTGCGGCCATACCGCTGGCCACGCCCTGGATCTTGTCGAAACGGGGGATCCAGAAATATTCGTCAACGTAGAGGTGCCCGTGATAGCTCTGCGCCGTGGAGGCGTTGGTGGACAGAAAGCGCAGTTCCGCCCAGGGCTTGCCGTCTTTACTCAAGACGATAGGGTTACCCGTCAGCTCTATATCGAACCACTTGCTGGCGAAGCTGATGATGTAGCTGCGGAACACTTCCGATTGGGCGCGGCTCGCCGACAGAAACAGCTGGTTGTCGCCCGTCAACACCGCATCCATGAAGGCTTCGGCCGCGAAGTAATATGTCAGTCCGACTTGACGGCTTTTCAGGATGTTGCGGATCCGCGCCGTCAGCGGGTTCTGTTTCGCGGCCAGCAACTCCTGCTGGTAGCCGAACATGGTTGAGGTGAATTTCTCTAGGAAATCCACCTCAGTCAGGACGGATATGTCGTTCTTGGCCTTTTTCTCGCGCTTCTTCGTTCCCTTATCGCTACGGTCACGGCGTTCACTCCGGGGCCGACCGCGGCCGTCTTGGTGCTCTGCCGAGGGTTCAACGGCCGGCGTTGGCAATGGCTTTTGCGATTGCGCGGCCAGCCGTCCGCGCAATGTGGTCAGGCGGTCCAGCTCGTCCAGTTCGCCCTTGGTCAAAGTCTCCGACTTTTCCAACAACAGGGTGATTCGCCGGCTGACGGCCGTCAGCGGTTCCTCGTCGGTCAACATGTCATCCCAACCGCCCTGGCGGATCCAGTAGTAGATGATCCGGATGTTTGGCAGGTTGAGCTGCGCCTGAATTTCCCGCGGCTTGTGGCGGCGTAAATAGAGGCGTTTGGCGGCTTCTTTAACTTCTGTCGAGTAATACATGGGCCGCAGTCTATGCGGCGAAAACACCAGGAACGCGCAGTTAAATTCCGCAATTCTCCTAGAACGCAAATATAGGAGAACAGCGGATTTGAATCGTTTGTTTGACCTCCTGCAGCTCCCTATCGTGGCGGCACCAACCACCGATAGCGCAGTTAACACCCATGCCACGCTCCCTTGTTTCGTTCTGGAAACGTGTCGCAACTAGCGGCATGACCGCCGATGGTCGCGAGATCCCTGCCCAGGACCTGCGCGATATCGCCGAGACCTACAAAGCCTCTTTCTATACAGCTGTAATCTGGTGCGACCACGAACGCTGGCCTGGTTCCCATGGCACGGTATACGCCGTGCGCCTGGTCGAGGACGGCGAAGATTTGCAGCCTGGTGAAGTGGCTCTGGAAGCCCAGCTAAAGCCCAACGATCAGTTGCTCTACCTGAATGATCGCGGCCAGAAGCTGTTCACCAGCATCGAAATCACCCCGAACTTTCGAGGCACCGGCAAGGCATACCTGACCGGCCTGGGCGTCACCGACGAACCCGCAAGCGTCGGCACCCAGGAACTGTACTTTTCGAAGCGCTCCAACAAGACCTCTTACTACGCCGCGTCAGTAGCCATGGGCTCGTTCCGTGACGCCCAACCCCAGGGTGAAATCGGCCGGCTTGCGGCCATGTTCACCAGCTTGTTCAAGCGCTTCGGCCTCGAAGAATCCCCCGCAACCCCGCAACCCCCAACCGAGAGCACACCCCGAATGGATGAAGCTACAGCCAAAGCGCTGCAGGCACTGCTGGAGCAGCTGTTGCTGGTCGCTGCCGGCATTCAAGCAGTAATTGAGCCCGCCACCGAAGACGCCGACGAACCCGACCAGGCACCGATCGATGATGTCGAGAGCGCCGTTGCCGAGATTGTCGAGCAGGCCGCCGCCGATCGCGAATTTGCCCGCCGTGGTAACACCGACAAGCGCCTGGCCAACATCGAGTCGCTGCTGACCAAAGCTTTCAGCACCGTCAAAACCCGCCAGGTGCCACGCACCACCGGCGCTGCCAAGCCGGCCAAGAAGCGGGTGGTCTGACATGAGCAAAGCACTGTCCACTCACGCCCTGAACCAGTATTGCCTGCTGCGCCTGGCGATCGCCGAGGCATATAGCGTTGATGACGCCAGCCAGCAATTCAGCGTCGAACCGTCCGTTGCCCAGGAGCTGAACGACAAGATCACGGAAAAATCGGACTTCCTGGGCCGAATCAACGTGATTGGCGTGTCGGAGATCAAGGGCGAAAAGGTCATGCTCGGAGTGTCCGGTCCGGTCACCAGCCGCACCAACACCAAGACTACTGACCGCGAGGCTCGGGACGTTTCCAGCCTGGACGGCATCGGGTACGAGCTGTTTCCGACCGAATCCGATGTAGGCCTGCCCTACGCCAAGATCGATGCCTGGGCGAAGTTCCCAGACTTTGCCGAACGCTACGCCGCTGCTGTTCAACGCCAGATCGCGCTCGACCGGATCATGATCGGCTGGCACGGCACCCATGCTGCGCCGCAGACCGACCTGAAAGCCTTTCCGATGCTTGAGGACGTGAACAAGGGCTGGCTGCAGATCGCCCGCGAGCAGATCCCAGCCCAAGTGCTGAAAGAAGGCAAGACCGCTGGCAAGGTCACCCTCGGCGTAGGTGGCGACTACGCCAACCTTGATGAGCTGGTGCACGACGTCAAGCAGATGATCGATCCGGTGCACCGCGACGCCGGCGACCTGATCGCCATCATCGGTAGTGACCTGCTGGCCCATGACAAGGGCAAGCTGTACGCCAAACAAGGCGATACCCCGACTGAGAAAGAGCGCATCGAAGGCGCCCAGGTAATCGCAACCTACGGCGGCCTGCCGAGCTTCATCGTGCCGTTCTTCCCTGTGAACGGGGTGGTGGTCACGAGCTGGGACAACCTTTCGATCTACTACCAGGACAGCAGCTGGCGCCGCCAGTTGATCGAGAACCCGAAACGTTCGCGCACTGAGGACTACAACAGCCGCAACGAGGGCTACGTGATCGAGCAGCTTGAGAAATTCGCGGCAGCTGAAAACGTTGAAGCACTACCATCCCCAGCGCCAGCGCCTCAGCCATGAGCCTTGCACTCCAGCACAAGCGGCGGACCCTGGCCCTGGGTCCGGTTTCCTTCGACGTCGGCGTGGTAGCGGCCTACTCGGCCGACACCGCCTTGAGCAGTCCCGCGAACGCCCAGAAGCACCTGCAGCTGATGCTGTCGGCCCTGGACGTGGACCTGGACCGTATCAGCGCGATCAACAGCCGAGACGACCGGCAACGGCTCAAGCGCGATGAGCTGCTCCCCAAGTACAGCGACTACGTGACGCGCTACCGGGAAAGCGGCCTGAACTACCCCAACCCGGTGTTGATGCAAGTCCTGGTGTGGTTGTTCGACACCGTGCAGTTCGAAGAGGGCCTGGAACTTGCCAACTTCGCGATCGAGCAGGGCCAGGCCATGCCGGAGCGCTTCAACCGCGACGTGCCGACCTTTGTTGCTGACGAGCTGATCGATTGGGCCGAGGCCGAATATAAGGCCGGCCGCAGCCCTGAGCCCTATGTCTCAAACCTGCTGACTTGGGTAGACGGTCGCTGGGATCTGTTCGAACGCATCCCGGCCCGCTACCACAAGCTGCTTGGCATCTTGGCCATCGATGCCAAGGATTGGGCGAAAGCCATCACTCACTTTGAACGTGCCACCGAGCTTTACAAAGAAATTGGCGTAGGGACGCGCCTGGAAGGTGCCCGCAGGGCACTGGCCAAAGAACAGGCCTCGAAGGCCACCGAATAACCGACTCCCCCCCCCAGCGGGAACCCGTGAAACGAGTCAGCCATTTATGGCCCGCCCCGTTGAAACGGTGTTTCCCGCCCTATTTGAGCGGCCAGCAATGAGTTTTTCCGGGAAACCCACCACCTTTGTGGATCAGAAGATCGAGAACGACGGCTTTTGGCCCGACCTGTCGCTGTCTGAGCTGCAGAAAGAACAGCGCCTGCCGGCGGAGTTCCTGGTGGAACTGATGGCTGACGCTGTAACCATGGCCATGATCGAGGTCAACGACGACCTGGCCAAATTGAAAGCCCGCTGGCAGGCCGCCGGCATCGACAACGTCGAAACCGCGGACTCCAGGCTGCTGCCTGAGCGATCCCACAAGGTCAGGCTCTACAAGCGTGCTGTCTACTGCCGCACCAAAGCCAGCGCCCTGCAGCAGTTTGCCACCGTCACCCGCCGCGAAAGCGCCGAGAACACCGGCAAGGAAGCCCCTGAGCGCGAATCCACGTTCTTGGCTTTCAGCCAACAGGCCGTGCGCGCCCTGCAGGGCCGTGGCCGCATCACGGCGGCGCTGTTATGACCAAGCTGCAGGCGCTGACCGCCTATCTCCTGGAACGCCGCCTGGTCGAGCCTGAACAGCTCGACAGTTGGACGGAGCAGGTAACGCTGGAACTGGTTTGGAAACCCGACCTGGACGGCATGCACCTGGGCGACATGCGCTACCGCGCCGCGCTCGTCCTGGAGCGCTTCGCCGACCACCCGGCGCGGCTGATGGCCCTCATTGGCAGTTGGCTGGAAACCCACGATCCGGAACGCGATCGGCATGCACTACCCGCGCCGCTGTTCGCCGTCGAGCCCCAGGACAACGACTTGTTCGAGGTGGACATAACCCTGGAGTTCGTCGAACCGCAATACCTTTCCGAGGATCCTGCAGGCGAGATCGAGGCCTTCGGCAAGACCTGGGCTTTCGTCCCGTTTGATCTGTGGGTTGCCGAGCATGGCGAGGTGGCCACCGATGGCTGAACGTAGTGCGTTCACACTCGACGCACGCGGCCAGCTGGGCGTGCGTGAGCAGCTGGCGCTGCTGAGCCTGCCGCCGCAACTTCGGCGCCGGCTGCTGAACCAGGTAACCAAGCGCGTGCGGACGATGAGCCGTAAGCGCGTGCGCGACCAGCAGAACCTGGACGGCTCGCCTTTCGCACCGCGCAAGGGCGACGGCAAGGGCAAAAAGAAGATGGAAGCCGGCCTGGCCAAGCTGATGTTGGTCACTCGCCTGAGCGCCGACG
This portion of the Pseudomonas sp. MRSN 12121 genome encodes:
- a CDS encoding terminase large subunit domain-containing protein → MYYSTEVKEAAKRLYLRRHKPREIQAQLNLPNIRIIYYWIRQGGWDDMLTDEEPLTAVSRRITLLLEKSETLTKGELDELDRLTTLRGRLAAQSQKPLPTPAVEPSAEHQDGRGRPRSERRDRSDKGTKKREKKAKNDISVLTEVDFLEKFTSTMFGYQQELLAAKQNPLTARIRNILKSRQVGLTYYFAAEAFMDAVLTGDNQLFLSASRAQSEVFRSYIISFASKWFDIELTGNPIVLSKDGKPWAELRFLSTNASTAQSYHGHLYVDEYFWIPRFDKIQGVASGMAAHEKWRQTYFSTPSAVTHEAYPFWTGEEFRNSKRGKKLGKDWPSEAEIHQGALCPDGQWRKVITVLDAQAGGCNLFNIERLHLENDEDRFDQLFMCKFIDSTQSAFSLADLERCYSDLSLWTDYDPDDARPYGNSPVWLGYDPSRTRDDATCVVIAPPLEPGAKFRILEKHSWRGQSFTFQAAQVKKLTERFNVQHIGIDTTGIGYGVFDLVRDFYPRATPIHYSLEAKNTLVLKAQDTIQGRRIEWDAGWSDVAQAFLTIKRGTTNSGQVTYSASRTDATGHADVAWAIMHALAHEPLNTNKQRRSRYAITGSGNGQTAKKAAGKAGIKAHTGVLVRSAGAGADREYRAVPGRLRQRKRPDLHAASIASGPGQAAARKCSSRRHSRVQAQSVVA
- a CDS encoding GPO family capsid scaffolding protein, translating into MPRSLVSFWKRVATSGMTADGREIPAQDLRDIAETYKASFYTAVIWCDHERWPGSHGTVYAVRLVEDGEDLQPGEVALEAQLKPNDQLLYLNDRGQKLFTSIEITPNFRGTGKAYLTGLGVTDEPASVGTQELYFSKRSNKTSYYAASVAMGSFRDAQPQGEIGRLAAMFTSLFKRFGLEESPATPQPPTESTPRMDEATAKALQALLEQLLLVAAGIQAVIEPATEDADEPDQAPIDDVESAVAEIVEQAAADREFARRGNTDKRLANIESLLTKAFSTVKTRQVPRTTGAAKPAKKRVV
- a CDS encoding phage major capsid protein, P2 family — translated: MSKALSTHALNQYCLLRLAIAEAYSVDDASQQFSVEPSVAQELNDKITEKSDFLGRINVIGVSEIKGEKVMLGVSGPVTSRTNTKTTDREARDVSSLDGIGYELFPTESDVGLPYAKIDAWAKFPDFAERYAAAVQRQIALDRIMIGWHGTHAAPQTDLKAFPMLEDVNKGWLQIAREQIPAQVLKEGKTAGKVTLGVGGDYANLDELVHDVKQMIDPVHRDAGDLIAIIGSDLLAHDKGKLYAKQGDTPTEKERIEGAQVIATYGGLPSFIVPFFPVNGVVVTSWDNLSIYYQDSSWRRQLIENPKRSRTEDYNSRNEGYVIEQLEKFAAAENVEALPSPAPAPQP
- the gpM gene encoding phage terminase small subunit, with translation MSLALQHKRRTLALGPVSFDVGVVAAYSADTALSSPANAQKHLQLMLSALDVDLDRISAINSRDDRQRLKRDELLPKYSDYVTRYRESGLNYPNPVLMQVLVWLFDTVQFEEGLELANFAIEQGQAMPERFNRDVPTFVADELIDWAEAEYKAGRSPEPYVSNLLTWVDGRWDLFERIPARYHKLLGILAIDAKDWAKAITHFERATELYKEIGVGTRLEGARRALAKEQASKATE
- a CDS encoding head completion/stabilization protein; the protein is MSFSGKPTTFVDQKIENDGFWPDLSLSELQKEQRLPAEFLVELMADAVTMAMIEVNDDLAKLKARWQAAGIDNVETADSRLLPERSHKVRLYKRAVYCRTKASALQQFATVTRRESAENTGKEAPERESTFLAFSQQAVRALQGRGRITAALL
- a CDS encoding phage tail protein; translation: MTKLQALTAYLLERRLVEPEQLDSWTEQVTLELVWKPDLDGMHLGDMRYRAALVLERFADHPARLMALIGSWLETHDPERDRHALPAPLFAVEPQDNDLFEVDITLEFVEPQYLSEDPAGEIEAFGKTWAFVPFDLWVAEHGEVATDG